The Acropora muricata isolate sample 2 chromosome 5, ASM3666990v1, whole genome shotgun sequence genome includes a window with the following:
- the LOC136916389 gene encoding uncharacterized protein, translating to MLNNGSCDAEDCWDSVPQDGINSSLSDGNSESTISERFPPHETHIEEPLNDIAGKYILKIKEENRLTQSTTKKVAQATSELFSVALKRLKRNIEEALYDADIEKPPGIDVAFEEVITPFEQLDAKWMLDEFTRDKLPYVGPVKKVLGCKRTFRRVQSKIRCLQVEKVFYYIPILKTLQEELRSKTVLKMVYSKNTQVLDDRTHSLQDFNDGFFVRNHELFSTDDNALKLLIYYDDVNIANPMTNKLHSIGLFYYQLANIDPVYRGKLKSIHLFAVCKKQYIKEFGLNDVLKPLVEDLKELGSETGHLFNIAGGKLYLRGAILAVLADTPASQAVGCYKESVGGARRKCRHCMTDWDKMQEHFTEEEFVLRNCICHENQVKKIENAGSKYLREYFSKEYGINDRAKILEAPYFNVTKQLPQDIMHVFLEGILSYEIKFLFKYLFDTRLLTLNDLNQNIDCFSYGYSETNDKPAPIKEIDLELKSSSNLGQSASQMWLFAQILPFILADKVHGDDPHWKHFLSVLEIMGICFAHKVTLNSVINLKRLVQDHLTSFKNVYPNARILPKQHYLVHLPTQMMMFGPLIRTWCMRFEAKHSYFKDMARKIKNFKNLPLSLAKRHQSMESALAIKIDEGNDTNSCPSVDNDVLLGKGKLLLDHERDYAINMIKRFYEVNDTIQVFQYNSVTVYGTCYKPGANNYLLLHVDDTGLPQFGKLEKIWFVPYKGPFFVVMTMKTPSFCEHLNAFEISEPEMAQGYDIVSHADLSYFKVYHAHKARGACVHYIVVMEGILAT from the exons ATGCTAAACAATGGTTCATGTGATGCAGAGGACTGTTGGGATTCTGTTCCGCAAGATGGAATTAATTCATCTCTTTCTGATGGAAATTCTGAATCTACAATTTCAGAGAGATTTCCACCACATGAGACTCACATCGAGGAGCCCCTGAATGACATTGCTGGAAAGTACATTCTGAAAATCAAAGAGGAAAACAGGTTGACACAATCTACCACCAAAAAAGTTGCTCAAGCTACCTCTGAGCTCTTCAGTGTTGCACTTAAGAGACTTAAGCGAAACATAGAGGAAGCTCTGTATGATGCAGACATAGAAAAACCTCCTGGAATTGATGTTGCATTTGAAGAAGTTATTACCCCATTTGAACAGCTGGATGCCAAGTGGATGTTGGATGAATTCACGCGAGACAAGCTACCTTATGTA ggaCCAGTGAAGAAAGTTTTGGGGTGTAAAAGAACTTTTAGAAGAGTTCAAAGTAAGATCAGATGTCTGCAAGTTGAAAAAGTATTCTACTACATTCCAATTTTGAAGACCCTTCAAGAAGAGCTTAGATCTAAAACAGTCCTAAAAATGGTTTACTCCAAAAATACGCAAGTCCTGGATGACAGAACTCACTCCCTGCAAGATTTCAATGATGGTTTCTTTGTACGCAACCATGAATTGTTTTCCACTGATGACAATGCCCTTAAGTTATTGATCTATTATGATGATGTTAACATTGCAAACCCCATGACAAACAAACTTCATTCGATAGGTTTGTTTTATTATCAGCTTGCAAACATAGATCCTGTTTATCGTGGGAAACTGAAATCTATTCATCTTTTTGCTGTTTGTAAGAAGCAATACATTAAAGAATTTGGGTTAAATGATGTACTCAAGCCCTTAGTGGAAGACCTGAAAGAACTTGGAAGTGAAACTGGTCACCTGTTCAACATCGCAGGAGGAAAATTATATTTAAGAGGTGCAATTCTTGCTGTTTTAGCTGATACTCCAGCTAGTCAAGCTGTTGGTTGTTATAAGGAAAGCGTTGGTGGTGCTCGGAGAAAGTGCCGTCATTGCATGACAGACTGGGACAAAATGCAGGAACACTTTACAGAGGAAGAATTTGTTCTGCGCAATTGTATTTGTCATGAAAATCAGgtcaaaaaaatagaaaatgctGGGTCAAAGTATTTGCGGGAGTACTTCTCTAAAGAGTATGGAATAAATGATAGAGCAAAGATCCTAGAAGCCCCATATTTCAACGTTACTAAGCAGCTACCTCAAGATATAATGCATGTTTTCCTTGAAGGTATTTTAAGCTATGAAATCAAATTCCTTTTCAAATATTTGTTTGATACCAGGCTTTTAACACTTAATGATCTCAACCAGAACATTGACTGCTTTAGTTATGGCTATTCAGAGACAAATGATAAACCAGCTCCAATCAAAGAAATTGACCTAGAATTGAAGTCTTCTTCAAACCTGGGCCAAAGTGCAAGCCAAATGTGGTTGTTTGCACAAATTCTTCCATTTATTTTGGCTGATAAAGTACATGGTGATGATCCACATTGGAAACATTTCCTATCTGTACTTGAAATCATGGGAATTTGTTTTGCTCATAAAGTCACGCTTAACTCTGTAATCAATCTAAAACGATTAGTTCAGGACCATTTGACCTCATTTAAAAATGTATATCCAAATGCAAGAATATTACCTAAGCAGCATTATTTAGTGCATTTGCCAACACAAATGATGATGTTTGGACCACTCATTAGAACCTGGTGTATGAGGTTTGAGGCCAAGCACTCATACTTTAAAGATATGGCTCGCAAGATCAAAAACTTTAAAAACCTACCATTGTCTCTTGCTAAAAGACACCAGAGCATGGAAAGTGCATTAGCAATTAAAATTGATGAGGGAAATGACACTAATTCATGTCCGTCAGTGGATAATGATGTACTGCTTGGGAAAGGGAAACTACTTTTGGACCATGAAAGAGACTATGCCATAAATATGATAAAAAGATTTTATGAAGTAAATGATACTATTCAAGTATTCCAATACAACTCAGTTACAGTCTATGGTACATGTTACAAGCCAGGTGCAAATAATTATCTCCTCTTACATGTAGATGATACAGGATTACCACAGTTTGGAAAACTAGAAAAAATCTGGTTTGTTCCCTACAAGGGTCCCTTTTTTGTAGTCATGACTATGAAAACTCCTTCTTTTTGTGAGCACTTGAATGCCTTTGAGATATCCGAGCCAGAGATGGCACAAGGATATGATATTGTATCTCATGCTGATCTTTCATATTTTAAAGTGTACCATGCTCATAAAGCAAGAGGTGCATGTGTACATTACATTGTGGTAATGGAAGGCATCCTTGCCACTTGA